The sequence below is a genomic window from Arthrobacter sp. U41.
AGCAGTGCGTCGCCGATTTCCTGTGCGGTGGCAAACTCCGGTGCGTCCGTGCCGCCGGTCCAGACACGCCCGTAAGGACGGTTCCGGAAGTCGAAGTATGCCTGAGCCTTGCGGCCGACCAGGTACATCTTGACTTCCTTGCCCTCCTCGACGAGCAGCTCGTTGAGGCCTTCCGCCTGCTTGAGCACGCTCGCGGAGTACGAACCTGCGAGGCCACGGTCCGAGGTGATTACCAGGACGGCGGCCCGGCGGATCTGCTCCGGCTCGGTGGTCAGCGGATGGTCGATCTCGCTCTGGCTTGCGACAGCAGAAACGGCACGCGTGATGGCGTTTGCGTAAGGCAGTGAAGCTGCTACGCGTGCTCGGGCCTTGCCGATGCGCGAGGTAGCGATCAGTTCCATCGCCTTGAAGATCTTGCGCATCGACGTCGTCGAGCTGATCTTCTGGCGGTAGACCCGAATCTGGGCTCCCATACTTATCCTTTCCTAAGATCCCGATGGCCGGGGCTGCCGGAACCCGGTGGGGTCCCGACAGTCCCTGCCAGCGAAACTAGCGCTTCTGCTT
It includes:
- a CDS encoding F0F1 ATP synthase subunit gamma, with the protein product MGAQIRVYRQKISSTTSMRKIFKAMELIATSRIGKARARVAASLPYANAITRAVSAVASQSEIDHPLTTEPEQIRRAAVLVITSDRGLAGSYSASVLKQAEGLNELLVEEGKEVKMYLVGRKAQAYFDFRNRPYGRVWTGGTDAPEFATAQEIGDALLTDFATDYAEGGVDEIHVVYTRFKSMVTQEPTVVRLLPLEVVEEQAASESDLLPLYEFEPETEQVLDALLPRYIESRIFAAMLQAAASELAARQRAMKSAGDNATDLIKKFTRLRNTARQAEITQELSEIVAGADALNAS